In Haliaeetus albicilla chromosome 18, bHalAlb1.1, whole genome shotgun sequence, the DNA window CAGAGGCAATACTGAAATTGTAGATCGGTGTGCAGTAAAGGAGCTGCTCCCTCAGTTCAGGGAACTACCTGCTTTAGCTCTGAAGTGTTGTTTGGCAGGTGTCTCCCCTCTGAGAGGGAGTTGGAGTGAAGCATCTGTGTCTGCATTCAGAGAGATTGTACTGAACAAGACActaaaggtttcttttttggGTGTGCAGGGTGACAAATACATGGTTGAAATTTTTGACCAGTCCCAATTAGGAGAGAAAAGTGTAAGTAAACTCATGGTCCAGGGAGGCTATGCTGAATACCAGAGGTGTGAAATACCTAAGACTCTCCAGAAATCTAATGACACTGTGAGCCAGGCCTCTTCCCTAGCATGTgctggggaggaaaaacaaataaatgtagAGAAGAGGCTCAGAGAAGACTCTGATCTAAAGAGAAGTGATAAAGCACTTAATCCTTACACAGCTGTGACAGTCAGAGAGCGCCCCGTTGCAGCCATTCACAATTCTAAAAGTAGTGAATCTCTTCCTGCTCAGAAGTGTGAGAGCAAAGAAAACTTGCCCATCTGTTCGAGACAGAATTATGTGGAAATGAAGCCAGGCTCCTCTTATGGAGGTCAATTAGAAGTGGGAAGTACAGTTAATGTTGTTGTGTCGTACGTTGAAAATCCTAGTAATTTTTGGTGTCAGTTAAGTAGAAATTGCCATGACCTTAATGTATTAATGGCTGAAATTCAGGAGTATTGTAAAAATTCATCCCACCCACCTGCTTGGCCAAATTCTGTATGTTTAGCCCAGTACTCAGAGGATGAAAAATGGTACAGGGCTTTAATTATTAGTGAAGttccttctgcagaaaaagTAGAAGTCATATATGTTGACTATGGCAACAGAGAGATGGTGTCTCTAACAAACCTCCGCTCAACTAATGAACGTTTTCTTAGGTTAGAGGCTCAGGCTTTCAGGTGCAGCCTTTACAACTTAATCCAACCAAATGGTCAGGATCCTTTTGCTTGGGATGAAGAAGCGATTCAGGCTTTTCAAGAGTTTGTTGATAGCTCATCATCTCACTTTGAACTGAAGTGTACAATATTTGCCTTGGCTTCGATAAACAATAAGGAGCTATTTAACATTGTAGATTTAATGACACCTTTTCAGAGTGCTTGCCAGTTTCTGACCAAGAGAGGTGTGGCCAGACCTTTATCTCCTCAAAAGCCTCTGGTATCCTCAGTTCAGCTTCATTCTTACTATTATTCTATGCATGATATCAAAATTGGGAGTGAGGAAGATGTTTATATTACGCATGTTGAGGATCCATGGACATTTTTCTGCCAACTTGAAAGATGTGCAGATATCTTAGCACAGCTTACTGATAACATCAGCCATCTAAGTGAAACAATGACCAGCTTAAAAACCTTGCAAAAGTCTGGGAGCTTGTGTCTAGCAAAGTATACTGACAATCAGTGGTACAGGGGAGtaattatgaaaacaaaacctaatACGGAAGTCTTCTTTGTGGATTTTGGGAACACAGAGATGATAGAGAAAGATCATCTGCTTCCTTTACCCAGTGATGCTTGTGATATCTTGCTTTTGCCAATGCAAGCCATAAAGTGTTCCTTATCTGATATATCTAATGTTCCCAAAGAAGCTACAATGTGGTTTAAGCAAGCTGTCCTAGAAAGGCAATTAAAAGCGATAGTAGTAGCAAAGGAATCTGATGGTAAACTGTTGATTGAGTTGTTTGATGGTAATACTCAAATTAATGCAAAACTGAAGGAGGAATTAATAAACAATACAGGACTGTGTAAGCAtatagaaaatgaaactttgtgCTCTAGAAATACAGATGTGAATGAGAGGAATGAGACTGCAGAGTCCCCTTTAAATGCAGGTAGGcctcttgaaagaaaaaaaagcagatctgaagcccagggaggaggggagagtaGCAAAAGGCACTTCAGAGAAGATGTAAACTTTTTCCAGTCTGCTATGAAGAAAGATGTGGCAGCTGGATTACTAGAATCTGCTGAAATGCTTAGCAGTAAGAAGGAtgcttttttgttaaataaagcAGGAGGGGAGTCTCTGATCTCTGTCCAGATGGATACACAGTCGGATATTAAATCTGATGCTGAAGGCGGGTGTATAATGCTTAAAAATGTATCTGATCCACTGCAACAGAAGAtagtgccagctctgaaagtgTTAGTGTATGTGTCTCATGTAAATGATCCATTGGATTTTTATGTTCAACTAGAAAGCGCTGAGGCTCAGCTTAACAGCATTATGGAAAGCTTAAACGATAGTACACAACCAAAGAACCCTTGTGGACAACTGTTCCAAGCAGGAGACTTAATCAGTGCTGTTTATTCAGAAGACAGCCTGTGGTATCGAGCTGTAGTAAAAGAGAAGACTTCTAACAATTTGATAAGTATACAATATATTGATTATGGTAATACTTCAGTAATTAATGTTGATCAAGCACACAGACTCCCTGAAGTCTTGTCATCTATTCCAGCAATAAGCATTCACTGCTTCCTAGGTGGacttaaatgcaaaaaaaatacaaactggGCAGAGGAAGCAGTGCTTTACTTCACCAAGAGAACAAGTGAAGTTCTGCTAACGTGTGAATTTGTAGAGAAGATTGAGGATAAATGGGAAGTTATTCTCAGTGACGATCAAGGTATAATAACAGTGGATTTAGCTGATGAAAATCTTGCAAGTAGGGAAGGATCTTGTTCAACAGGAATACTTGATGGAAGAGAGAACAGTGACGTGATAGCTGTGTGTAAGCCTTTGCCGCCTCAGgcacaaaatgaaatttcctgtgtAAGTGATTGTAAATCATTTATCTGGAAGTTTCCAGAGGCAGGTCAGACTGTAAAAATTTATGTCACAGTGGTCAATGGTCCAGAATACTTTTGGAGTCACAGTGCTGATACAAAAGACATGAACTacatagaggaaaaaatagaggAAGCTGAAAGCCTTGGACTAAACTCTTGGCGCGATTGCAGATATTGTATTAAAAGCAGTAATATTTGTCTAGCAAAATATAGTCAAGATGGAAAGTTCTACAGAGCTAAAGTCAGCAGTGTAAAAGGTGACAAGGTAGTTGTTAGACATGTGGATTATGGAAGTGAGGAATCTGTTAGCATGGAGATGGTCAGACAGATTCCATGTGAATTGCTCAAAGTACCTAATCAAGCATTTGCTTGCTGTCTGTCAGGCTTCAATTCCTCAGAGGGCTCATGGCTCAGTGAAGCAAAAGAGAAGTTTTATGATATGACCGAAGGCCTCTTATTAGATGCTGAAGTAATAGAAACTCGGGAAGATAAAGCTTCTGAAGTCCCTCTGTCTGTTGTCAAGCTGGAAGCTTCTGGCAAGAGTATTAATGAAGAGATGAAGTCTTTTTGGAAGGCTAATAAAGGAACTGGTGACAATGCTTTCTCAAACCTTGAGAAGCCCTTAAAGGAAAGCAGATGTTCAAACAATGATATGGGTCTTTGTCTTGAAAGAGAAACTACTGCTGTTTGTGGATTAGCTCAAGGAGAAAGTGAAAGTGCTTTACTTTGTTCTGAACCTTTCCTGGATGTAACTTCTGAGTGGTTAAATACTGTAGAAGCAAATATGTCAGTGGGAGCTGTTGAGTATGTGTCTGGGAAGGCTGGCGATGGATGCGAAACAGCTGAGCGTCAAAGCAACTTTATCAAAGAGATACCTCTATGTGAAGGAGAGAGCGATAACAATGTATTACTAGAACCAACAAGAAGCTGCAGTCTTAATGTTTTGGGGAGTGAAGTGAAAGCTGCAGAACAAGAATTATCTGAAGTCCTGTTTCAAGAGGATGCTGAGCTGAAAGCTGAACTGACAGGCAGTGCTTCAGCAGCCAGCCTTTTCCTAGGAAACAAACAAGAACAACTGAAAAGATTGCCAGTGCTCCAGGTACAGTCGTCTTCAAGTGATGAAACGGGGATGTTAGTAGAACTGGATCAGTTACAAACGCACTCTTCGTACGATGATCTGAAGGAGCTCATACTGGAGCTAGAGGCCCTTTCAGTGCAGTACTCCTTTGGTGAAGAAACAAAGGAAGCTCTGGAAACAGAGTCACTTGAAATGCAGGCAGCTTTGGGCAGTGAAGCAAGAGAGAAAGTGTTGGAACAGGAATCGTTTGAGCTGCCAGTTGTgagtgaggagatgggggaTTTGGCAGCTCTGAAATTTCTTGAAAGCTTACCATCGCTTAATGAGAGAGAGAACTTGGTGCCTTCTGTTAGCGATGCAGAGAAGACAGTAGAGCTGATTTCGTCTGATGTTCAGCTTTCTTTGGGAGAGAAGGCAGAGAAACTGGACTTGAATTTGTCTGGAATTCATAAAGCAGAAGCTATACAAGAAGACTGGATGGAAGTAGAGCCTCGTCCCCTAAGGCTGTCTTCATCTGGTGGTAGACCTGAGAAACAACTGGACCTGAAGACCCATGACATGCTGTCAATGCTAGGTGCTGAAATTGAGCAGCTTCTGGAACTGGTGCTGCCTGATGCACAGCCATCTCGGGAAGATGGGGATGAGGACTCTTTAGGGTTGGAACATGCTGCACTGCTAAGTTCTGCAAACAGTGGAAatcaattttcatttcttaaaaaagacTTAACAAATCAGGTGCCTGTTTGCACTGTAAAATCATGTGACTGCAAAGTTGAGAAATGTAGGGAGTGGCAGAAGAAGAACAATGACTGTTATGTGGAAGAATGGATGAAACAAGACTTGACTGACTTGCTTAAAGAATGTGGAAATGCACGTGTGCAGTCTTTAGACTGTAAGTCTGGGGAtgaagaactagaaaaaaagcaaaatgagaacTTGGCTGACTGTGGTGCAGGTAAAGTATCTGATTTTAAGGAGTTAAATAATCAAAATGTTGTGTACATTCAAACATGAGAATAGCTTTCTTGTAGAAACCTGATTTTTATTCCCTAATAAGTTACTGTATTAGTGTTAATGTTGGTATGCTTTGATGGGTTAAGGACATAAGACTAAGTGTAAGTATCTTATGGATAATGTGACAGTCTAACAGCAAGTAGTCTTACTTTGAGAGGTTAATGATATTATGACTGGAAATCTATTTCTGAACATGAACTGCATTTTCAAGACTGTTCAGGATGACAAATTTTTAACTTTCAAATAATTATTAAGTAGtttggagggggaaggggacTACAGGAGCAGGGTTGTGAGGCATTTGAGGGTTTTGGAGGGGTTGTTTTTgtggtgtgtggttttttttttttcattgatatGTCATCATTTTTGTAGAACACAATGAGTATACTTGTAATCTGAAGGGCTTTGCTGTTGGTTCCAAATGTGTGGTGTGGACCTCTCTAAAATGGTGTGAGGCTCGTATTTTGGAGGTATCTGAAAAAGGTACCAGGGTAAGTATGGTTTGaatactttctgcatttttaagatCTTGTCCTTCTTTTGGTCTTTCTCCAAACTTCGAGTATTTTACAGAAGTGTATTAAAGAATTTAAGACTTAGTATTGCAAAAGCTGCTTCTGGACTTGCAGGCTACATAGAAACAGCAGTGTCTCAAACCAAGcagatgttatatgtcaatgCTTGATATTCCCTTCACATCTCATTCCCCTGCATTGAGTGGGAAGACTGAAGGATCTGGCTCCAGTTTGAGATACATACTCATATGTTTGTGGTTCTGTCTGGCCTGCAAGTTAATGTTCTGCTATGGAGTTGTGTTACCATTAAATGCTCATGAAACTTAGTATTATTTTACTGATGTTTTGAGGAGTTAGTAGTAGAACTTGGGAAGAAACTTAAATTATACCATAATTAATAATGAATA includes these proteins:
- the TDRD6 gene encoding tudor domain-containing protein 6; the encoded protein is MAQCDSPGYPEGATEHSTPVCPFPRPSETVLACGCPIHRQDSPGRCRPSAGRPSARRPSARRPSAVPQPAVPQPSLSPPSLSPPSLSRPSLSPPSLSRPSLSPPSLSPSPNGRSRPRLPARPAPHRPPPPRAPHPALTLPPPRWPIAAKSLRLRPAPGSLSGQWRLRGLEGLALHPAPPGQGGAAIWLRAGGEGGGPSSGPGMLSPGTTVALRVCAVGLRPEVPVVRLWGLLGERSADYVRLRREIQAAAGPRLAAAPAHSGLEAGGAELRTGDLGLVEVVGLWYRCCVVSRRGQDYRVFLLDEGCTVVTSAYYLARGCKELFHLPPEVLGCVVADVMPSGGPKVVACGDAPASTWTVEAMEFLSYLHGKEVSGLVQEVMTPQLIVLELPQLVAQMHHLGLARQVPPSWFCQVLRRCLTYGPLRNQLKLQPPACSPVTSAMPQLHHVLLSCQPVSPALDYFYPQLQLGVTEPVLVTHVCDPHRIYCQLQSLSQEIRCLSDTMRHAYDRCEQDLSPTVGSPYAARGIDGQWYRALLLELIAGEQDQQVALVIFVDYGRKEIVTRANLRHLPVECFHIPVVTYPCALQGISDGGCGWSPSQTDELKALVLGKGVSACIMTFNSFEHLYYVSLYGENGVDLNHLFGVQTCCLVSSRMQVSQTEAQEQLELEESTAEELELPPGAPPVALMHRDLASAPVGGVRLKLGVFHNAQVSHLRDPSEFWVQLHEHHPLFRQLRQSMWNFYSDATKLDGAGWVLQPGSLCCASGKEDVFYRAVITSVLDSGVEIHLVDRGNTEIVDRCAVKELLPQFRELPALALKCCLAGVSPLRGSWSEASVSAFREIVLNKTLKVSFLGVQGDKYMVEIFDQSQLGEKSVSKLMVQGGYAEYQRCEIPKTLQKSNDTVSQASSLACAGEEKQINVEKRLREDSDLKRSDKALNPYTAVTVRERPVAAIHNSKSSESLPAQKCESKENLPICSRQNYVEMKPGSSYGGQLEVGSTVNVVVSYVENPSNFWCQLSRNCHDLNVLMAEIQEYCKNSSHPPAWPNSVCLAQYSEDEKWYRALIISEVPSAEKVEVIYVDYGNREMVSLTNLRSTNERFLRLEAQAFRCSLYNLIQPNGQDPFAWDEEAIQAFQEFVDSSSSHFELKCTIFALASINNKELFNIVDLMTPFQSACQFLTKRGVARPLSPQKPLVSSVQLHSYYYSMHDIKIGSEEDVYITHVEDPWTFFCQLERCADILAQLTDNISHLSETMTSLKTLQKSGSLCLAKYTDNQWYRGVIMKTKPNTEVFFVDFGNTEMIEKDHLLPLPSDACDILLLPMQAIKCSLSDISNVPKEATMWFKQAVLERQLKAIVVAKESDGKLLIELFDGNTQINAKLKEELINNTGLCKHIENETLCSRNTDVNERNETAESPLNAGRPLERKKSRSEAQGGGESSKRHFREDVNFFQSAMKKDVAAGLLESAEMLSSKKDAFLLNKAGGESLISVQMDTQSDIKSDAEGGCIMLKNVSDPLQQKIVPALKVLVYVSHVNDPLDFYVQLESAEAQLNSIMESLNDSTQPKNPCGQLFQAGDLISAVYSEDSLWYRAVVKEKTSNNLISIQYIDYGNTSVINVDQAHRLPEVLSSIPAISIHCFLGGLKCKKNTNWAEEAVLYFTKRTSEVLLTCEFVEKIEDKWEVILSDDQGIITVDLADENLASREGSCSTGILDGRENSDVIAVCKPLPPQAQNEISCVSDCKSFIWKFPEAGQTVKIYVTVVNGPEYFWSHSADTKDMNYIEEKIEEAESLGLNSWRDCRYCIKSSNICLAKYSQDGKFYRAKVSSVKGDKVVVRHVDYGSEESVSMEMVRQIPCELLKVPNQAFACCLSGFNSSEGSWLSEAKEKFYDMTEGLLLDAEVIETREDKASEVPLSVVKLEASGKSINEEMKSFWKANKGTGDNAFSNLEKPLKESRCSNNDMGLCLERETTAVCGLAQGESESALLCSEPFLDVTSEWLNTVEANMSVGAVEYVSGKAGDGCETAERQSNFIKEIPLCEGESDNNVLLEPTRSCSLNVLGSEVKAAEQELSEVLFQEDAELKAELTGSASAASLFLGNKQEQLKRLPVLQVQSSSSDETGMLVELDQLQTHSSYDDLKELILELEALSVQYSFGEETKEALETESLEMQAALGSEAREKVLEQESFELPVVSEEMGDLAALKFLESLPSLNERENLVPSVSDAEKTVELISSDVQLSLGEKAEKLDLNLSGIHKAEAIQEDWMEVEPRPLRLSSSGGRPEKQLDLKTHDMLSMLGAEIEQLLELVLPDAQPSREDGDEDSLGLEHAALLSSANSGNQFSFLKKDLTNQVPVCTVKSCDCKVEKCREWQKKNNDCYVEEWMKQDLTDLLKECGNARVQSLDCKSGDEELEKKQNENLADCGAEHNEYTCNLKGFAVGSKCVVWTSLKWCEARILEVSEKGTRVLNLSSGNEEIVDPENVWNCIPDWACRSSEAITPVMENLQSLPEESLLQEKQTGCSSDLPEDPHVLQHS